GATGACGGGCTTGCCGGACCAGTCGTCGCTCACTTGGTCTCCGTCTTGGGCTGCGGGGCCGGGGCGGGCTGGTCCTTGACGAGGACCTCGTTGACGGGGAACGGGTCGCGGGGGAGGGCGAGGGGCTGGTTGGGGCCGTAGTTGCTTCCGGTGAGGCCCTGGTTGGTGTCGGCCATGGTGGGGGTCTCCTTCGGGGTGGCGGGGGCGATGTAGGGGGCGCCCATGTTGGGGGTGGGGCGGGAGGGCTGGGGGTTGGTGGTGTCGGGGCCGTAGGGGTTGTCGAGGCCGTCCCAGAGGCGGGGCCGGCGCGACATCAGGCGGCGTCCGCGATGAGGTCCTGGATTGCCTGGAGCTTGGCGGCGACGACGGCGACGGGGATGCGGATCGCTCCGCCTCGGCCGGCCTGGCCGCGAGACCACTGCTTGCCGTGGCGGATCGCTTCCAGTTCGCCGTCCTTCACCCAGCGGTAGACGGTCGGCTTGCTGACCCGAAGTGCTTTGGCCACCTCGCTCACGGTCAGGACCGGCGGACTCTCGGGCAGCATGCTGAAGCCCTCCTTTCGAGGGGGGTTGCGGCTTGGCGATGACCCCAACTGTATAGCTGTTCTTGAAAGGTTGCAAGGTTCTCAATGTGTCCCTGGCTACCCGGCGCGCAACCTTGTGCCTTAACTTGAAATGCGACAAGGTTTCGCGACGCGCAGAGGAGGCGGCGTGAGCAGCGGAAACCCGCTCGACGAGTCGGCGCTCTACCTGCGCCCTGCAGAAAGCGGCCAAGGCGATGCCTGGAGTCAGGCGACTGCCCGGCAGGGCCGGGTCGGCAGCCAGCAGCTGCTGCACGCTGGCGAAGTGTCAGCTCCGCCGCGTGTCGCGGCGAGCCTCGGCTTGGACCCTGGCTCCGCGGTGGTCGTCCGTCGAAGGCTCGTTCTCCTCGACGGCGCACCCGCAGAGCTGACCGACTCGTACTTCCCGCTCACCGTGGCCAGCGGCACCGCGCTCGCGTACCCACGCAAGATCAAGGGCGGGGCGGTCTCGCTGCTTGCCAACCTCGGCTACGTCGCTCGAAGCTCGCGCGAGGACGTGACTGCGCGGCCCCCCTCACCGGACGAGGCTTCAGCCCTGGCCATCCACCCTGGCGAGTGGGTGCTCGACGTCTACCGAGTCGTCGTGGACGCCCGCGGCGAACCTTTCGAGGTCACCACCATGACCATGCCCGCCCGTGAGCGAACCCTGCACTACACCGTCGAGATCGGCTGAGCCCATGACAGAAGAAACGCCCCTCGCAGACACCTCGAACGGTGAGGCGGAAGAGAAGAAGCAGAAGCTTCGCTGGGACCCGTGGTCCCAGCACGAGCTGATGGCCAGCTACCTGCGCGAGGGAATCCTCGTTGGCGACTTCCCGCCCGGTAGCAAGCTGCCTTCCACTCGGGTGATGAAGGAGATGTTCGACGCCGCACCGCAGACCATCAAGAACGCCAACGACCTCCTCGCCAAGGAGGGCCTGGTCGTCAGCCGCCGGGGAAGCGGGATCCTGGTCCGCCCGCAGCCTCAGCGCACGATGGTCCCCGCGGCGTACAAGGAGCCGGCGAAGCCAGGGGAGTCCTACCGATGGATCGCCGAGGCCCAGAAGCAAGGGCTGCGTCCCGAGAGTGAGATCACCTTCGTGGGCGAGGTCACGCCGTCGGCCGACGTGCGGGCCCTCCTCGGTCTCCCTGAGAAGGGCATCGCGCTGCTGCGCACGCAGGTGCTCTCCCTGGACGGCGAGCCGGCCGAGCTGGTGAAGACCTACTACCCGGTCGAACTGGCGCGTGGAACGGCATTGGCGGAACCGGCAAAGATCCGAGGTGGCTCGCCGCGGCTTCTCGCCGACATGGGGTACCCGCCGCTCCGGTGCGTGGATCGCGTGGCGGCCTGGATGCCGACGCTGGAGCATCTCCAGGCTCTCAAGATGCCGACCCGGGAACCGATCCTGCGGACGCTGCGCGCTACGTACAGCACCGATGACCGCCTCATCGAGGTGACGGTTATGGCCAAGGCTGGCTACCGGTACGAGCTGCAGTACGAGTTCTGACTCGATCTGCAACGCAGAGGGCCCCACCCGACTCGGGTGGGGCCCTTCTGGTTACAGCGGGCGGGCTGGCTGCCCAGTACCGGGGCAGGCGCTTCGCTCATCCGGCGCGCGGTGCTGCGGAGCCGGCTTGCCGGCCTCGCTGCCGATCGCCTGGCCACACACTGCGCACTTCCCTCGCGGCGTCATTCACGCTCCTGGGTCAGACAGTGGCGGGCACCTCGTACCAGCGCCCGCTCGGGGATGACTGTCCAGACCGTACCGCGGCAAGACTGTTCACGAAGGCTTTTGCGCCATCGTGGAAGTCGACGGTCAGGCCAAACGGGATCGAGCCCTCGCCCTCGGAGAAGCGTGTAACTCCCTTGATTTCCGAGTTGTGGTCCACGTCAAGGAGTGCCGCAGCCAGAGCTGCCTCCAGGTATGCCATCGGGATCGACCCCGTGGGCGCGGCCGGAACCTCGGCTACCTCGGGGTGCGGCCCCGAGACCGGAGGTGCCTCCTCCTCCCGGTAGCTGTCGCCAGGTCGCCCCATCGCAGTGAAGGACCACCACACCTGGGCGCCGTCGGTCAGGTGCGTGACGACGCCGAAGGGGTGCTCGGTGTGGCCGGCGTCCGCCAGCGTCTTCACGCCATCGACGACCGGGATGTGGCGGGCGGCGTCGGCAAGCAGTGATTCGAAGCGGGCAGGGCGCATGGCGAGGCTTCCTTCGTTGGCGGCGAGGGATGTGCTCGGTGGCGACGAGCAGGGATCCACGGTACATGGCGCGACTCAAGCGCTTTGAGAGGCCTGCCGAACTCGGCCCAATCCCTCATGTGTCGCGGTAGTGCAGCCAGCATGGCGCACCCCAGAGAGCATTGCAACATATCAAGAAACCTTGTACGGTTGACTTGCTCCTGAAACGCAGAAGGCCCCGCAGAAGCGGGGCCAGCTACTTCACCGTGCGCGCCTTCTGGCCTGGTAACCGCAGTGCGCACAGATCGGAGATTCCATCATGGCAGCTTCTGTCGCCATCCCCAAGCCCGGCCCCGTCGTCTTCGGCTCGCGCGTCACCGTCGGCCTGGTCGAGGTGACCCTCCCCGCGAGCAGCCCCCAGCTCACCTACACGTGGATCGACGAGCGCACCATGATCGTCGGCTACAACCCGAGCGTCCTCGACGGGACGCTCGTGTCCCTGTGGCTCGACACCACCATCCCCGCCGGCTACCAGCTCGTCGCGGGGGTGCCGGCGTGAAGCTCCTCTCCGCCCTCCACAAGGACCAGCACGGCGCCGCCGGCCGCATCGCCGCGACCGCCGAGGACGCCAAGACGCTCGGCTTCGAGAACGTCCAGACCGGCTACGACCCGCGGACCGGCATGCACACCGTCACCGGCGACCTGCCCGCCGCCACGGCGCAGCGCACCATCGACCGGATCCTCGGGCGCTAGCCAGCCGGCCATCTCCCTGGGCCGCCCCG
The window above is part of the Kitasatospora sp. HUAS MG31 genome. Proteins encoded here:
- a CDS encoding helix-turn-helix domain-containing protein; its protein translation is MLPESPPVLTVSEVAKALRVSKPTVYRWVKDGELEAIRHGKQWSRGQAGRGGAIRIPVAVVAAKLQAIQDLIADAA
- a CDS encoding UTRA domain-containing protein, producing MSSGNPLDESALYLRPAESGQGDAWSQATARQGRVGSQQLLHAGEVSAPPRVAASLGLDPGSAVVVRRRLVLLDGAPAELTDSYFPLTVASGTALAYPRKIKGGAVSLLANLGYVARSSREDVTARPPSPDEASALAIHPGEWVLDVYRVVVDARGEPFEVTTMTMPARERTLHYTVEIG
- a CDS encoding GntR family transcriptional regulator, translating into MTEETPLADTSNGEAEEKKQKLRWDPWSQHELMASYLREGILVGDFPPGSKLPSTRVMKEMFDAAPQTIKNANDLLAKEGLVVSRRGSGILVRPQPQRTMVPAAYKEPAKPGESYRWIAEAQKQGLRPESEITFVGEVTPSADVRALLGLPEKGIALLRTQVLSLDGEPAELVKTYYPVELARGTALAEPAKIRGGSPRLLADMGYPPLRCVDRVAAWMPTLEHLQALKMPTREPILRTLRATYSTDDRLIEVTVMAKAGYRYELQYEF